One Numenius arquata chromosome 9, bNumArq3.hap1.1, whole genome shotgun sequence DNA window includes the following coding sequences:
- the CCL20 gene encoding C-C motif chemokine 20: protein MAGISSKSLVLVSLVGLLALLLCSTSDAQSNQDCCLSYTKVRLPRWALKGYTEQLSSEVCDIHAIIFHTHGGLKACVNPKEGWVKKHLLFLSRKLKQMSM, encoded by the exons ATGGCTGGCATTAGCAGCAAGAGCTTGGTCCTGGTTTCCCTGGTGGGGCTCCTGGCGCTGCTCCTGTGCAGCACCTCCGATG CACAAAGCAACCAGGACTGCTGCCTGTCTTACACCAAAGTGCGCCTGCCCCGGTGGGCCCTGAAGGGTTACACTGAACAGCTCTCCAGTGAAGTCTGCGATATCCATGCAATCAT TTTCCACACCCACGGTGGACTGAAAGCCTGTGTAAATCCTAAGGAAGGCTGGGTGAAGAAGCACCTTCTTTTCCTGAG CCGTAAGCTCAAGCAGATGTCAATGTGA
- the LOC141468247 gene encoding thiamine transporter 2-like — MDCWKQEKSNTWTFPTLILCLYGFFYMMKPSEPFLTPYLTGPDKNLTIDEVTNQIYPVWTYSYLALLFPVFLITDYVRYKPILLLQGISFIVTWLLLLFAHGVLAMQMVEFFYGMATATEVAYYAYIYSVVSTDHYQRVTSYCRSITLVAATVAAVLGQLLVSLADVSYFHLNAISLASVSLAFLCSFFLPMPQKSMFFHRKDVSPPAPGPDKSVASVGSDGPSSCQEDKGSVSADRGPTAAAQADNARPQNDVLRVLVQLGKDLRDCYSSRKLLYWSLWWALATAGFNQVLNYIQVLWDFRAPSHSSAVYNGAVEAIATFLSSVTSFVVQYMKINWDVFGELALGIFSAIDAGSLFLMHFTTNIWACYASYLVFKACYMLLITIATFQIAVNLSMERYALMFGFNNFVALVIQTVLTVVVVDSKGLGLNIVTQFLIYGSYFATIAGVFLIRSICMLVSSKCKRKIARSCKEHLTHAEHESKEQIVTGCTTRM, encoded by the exons ATGGACTGCTGGAagcaagaaaaaagcaacacCTGGACTTTTCCCACCTTGATTCTCTGCCTCTATGGATTCTTCTACATGATGAAACCATCAGAACCTTTCCTAACCCCCTATCTAACAGGACCAGATAAAAACCTGACCATAGATGAG gtTACCAACCAGATTTACCCAGTTTGGACATACTCCTACCTTGCACTCCTTTTCCCGGTCTTCTTGATTACAGACTACGTGCGCTACaagcccatcctcctcctccagggcaTCAGCTTCATCGTCACGTGGCTCTTGCTCCTCTTCGCACACGGAGTGCTGGCCATGCAGATGGTGGAGTTCTTCTACGGGATGGCGACAGCCACCGAGGTGGCCTATTACGCCTACATCTACAGCGTTGTCAGCACCGATCACTATCAGAGAGTGACGAGCTATTGCAGAAGTATCACTCTGGTTGCGGCCACCGTTGCTGCCGTGCTGGGACAGCTGCTGGTTTCCTTGGCAGATGTATCCTACTTTCACCTCAACGCCATTTCTTTGGCTTCCGTGTCCCTGGCATTCCTgtgttcctttttcctccccatgCCTCAAAAGAGTATGTTCTTTCACAGGAAAGATGTCTCACCACCTGCCCCAGGGCCAGATAAATCTGTGGCCTCAGTTGGCTCGGACGGGCCATCGAGCTGCCAGGAGGACAAGGGCTCCGTATCTGCTGACAGGGGACCCACAGCCGCAGCGCAGGCTGATAACGCCAGACCCCAGAACGATGTGCTCAGAGTACTGGTGCAGCTGGGCAAGGACCTGAGGGACTGCTACAGCTCTAGGAAACTCCTGTACTGGTCCCTGTGGTGGGCTCTGGCCACAGCAGGTTTTAACCAGGTTCTGAATTATATCCAGGTGCTGTGGGACTTCAGAGCCCCCTCTCACAGCTCTGCAGTGTACAATGGAGCTGTGGAAGCAATAGCGACTTTTCTGA GTTCGGTAACATCTTTTGTAGTACAATATATGAAAATTAACTGGGACGTTTTTGGAGAACTGGCTTTAGGGATCTTCTCTGCAATAGATGCTGGTTCTCTATTTCTTATGCACTTCACTACCAACATCTGGGCATGTTACGCCAGCTACCTCGTTTTCAAAGCATGCTATATGCTCCTCATAACAATAGCAAC GTTCCAGATTGCAGTCAATCTGAGCATGGAGCGCTACGCCTTGATGTTTGGATTCAACAACTTTGTTGCACTGGTGATTCAGACCGTTCTTACAGTAGTCGTCGTGGATTCAAAAGGCCTGGGACTGAATATAGTAACTCAG ttTTTAATTTATGGCAGCTACTTCGCAACCATAGCTGGGGTTTTCTTGATCAGAAGCATTTGCATGCTTGTCTCCagcaaatgcaaaaggaaaatagcaagATCTTGCAAAGAGCACCTGACCCATGCTGAACACGAATCAAAAGAGCAGATTGTAACTGGCTGTACGACACGGATGTAG